A region from the Henckelia pumila isolate YLH828 unplaced genomic scaffold, ASM3356847v2 CTG_176, whole genome shotgun sequence genome encodes:
- the LOC140870696 gene encoding uncharacterized protein, with the protein MLAGITRLLDSHAGHPKKSHEEDVAERFQKQGPNEFWGTTDPLVAREWIFSLETIYVYMGLQDTDNVCCAIYMLKEDAALWWEGAVIGLDLTALTWENFKNTFFEKYFTEDVHSQLVRDFMSLRQGDKSVVEFEKWFERGCHFVPMIAKDEKEKLRHFTDGLRYDIKNDVYMEVVMTYKAEVNRAFWLEKG; encoded by the coding sequence ATGCTGGCAGGGATTACACGGTTACTCGATAGTCACGCTGGGCATCCTAAGAAGTCCCACGAAGAAGATGtagctgagaggttccagaagcaGGGACCGAATGAGTTCTGGGGAACCACTGATCCACTTGTTGCTAGGGAGTGGATTTTCTCATTGGAGACCATATATGTGTATATGGGGTTGCAGGATACTGACAACGTTTGTTGTGCAATATATATGCTGAAAGAAGATGccgctctttggtgggagggcgcAGTGATTGGCTTGGATTTGACAGCATTGACTTGGGAGAACTTCAAGAACACCTTTTTCGagaagtatttcactgaggatgtgcacAGTCAGTTGGTCCGTGATTTCATGAGTCTTCGACAGGGAGACAAGTCTGTTGTAGAGTTCGAGAAATGGTTTGAGCGTGGGTGCCACTTCGTGCCCATGATTGCTAAGGACGAGAAGGAGAAGTTGAGACATTTCACAGATGGCTTGAGGTATGATATCAAGAATGACGTGTATATGGAGGTCGTGATGACCTACAAGGCAGAAGTTAACAGGGCTTTTTGGTTAGAGAAAGGATGA